The Chloroflexota bacterium region GGTCAAGGCGCTGCTGGCGGTTGCCGTGGAACCACTGGGGCATGCCGTCCATGCCGTCGCCGATGCGAGCGTTCTTTTCCTGCCGCGCCGCTTCGTAGCGATCGCGCTCGGCGGGGTCAGTCACGGGCGTGCAACGGCCCTGGATCATCACGCCCTTGAGGTCGAGGTAACGCTCGCCGCTTTCCACCAGGCAGGCGACGCGGTTATCGTGCTGGATGTTCTTGTACTTGAAGCTCTTCGTCTGGATGTTGAAGTAGACGGCGCCGTCTAGGTAGACGAACCAGAGGGCGTGGGCCGCCGGCGCGCCGTCCTTCTTCGTCGTCGAAAGGATGATGGTGCGCTGGCTGCGCAGGTAATCGGCGATAGCGGCGGGATCCATGGCGGTGGCCATCGTTACGTCCTTTGCCCGGCTTTCGGCGCTGGGGGCATGCCCATGATAGCGCGCGCCTCGTCGGGCGTCGCGGGTTCGCGGCCCAGGGCGCGCGCCATCGCCACGACGCGCTCCACCAGGGCGGCGTTGGTCGGGTGGCCCCATTCGGCGTAGTGGTAATCGCCGATGCCGATGCGGATGTGGCCGCCCAAGGTGAGCGCCTGGAGGTTGAGAGGGAACTGGTTCCCGCCGTAGGTGAGGGGCGACCAGACAAGCGCTTCATTGTGGAAGAGCTCGGCGAGGCGATCACGGTAGAAGAAGAGGGTCTGGGGCGTGGCGTCCATGGGGCGGAGGAAGAACTTCACCACAAAGGGCGGCGCTCCGGCCCAGGCCATATCGGCGAGGTTGCGGAGGTTGCGCAGGTGTCCCGTATCGAAGGCGCCGAAGCTCATCTTGAGGTTGTGCCGCCGGCAAAAGCTCGTGAGCCATCGGTGGTCTTCGCCGGTGTTCATGAGCAGGCCGGTGGAGGGCGTCCACCCGCCGGTCTGGGTGTTGCGGCGGGCATTGGCGTCCGCCGCGCCCAGATCCACAGGGGCAAGCTCGAAGGGGACGCCGCTCTCCACGCCCTCGACGATGTGGCGGTAGCGCTCTTTCGCCGGTTCGCCGATGTCATAGTGATCGAGGACGCGGCGTTCGGAGGCGTAAGTGGGATAGGCGACCAGGGGCGTCCGCGCGGCGATGAGGCGCTGGGCCTGGCTGGTGAGCGCGGGGTCGCTGTTCTTCGCCGCGCCGGTGACGGGGTCGCGGCCGTGGTAGTGGACCACTGCCGCTCCGGCGCTAGAGCAGGCGAGCGCGTCCCTGGCGAGTTCTTCGGGGCTGTAGGCGATGTGTGGGTTTGCGGAGCGCGGCTGATTCTCGTTCAGCCCAACTTCGATGATGACCTTATCGCGCAGAGACACGCGGCGCTCCCATGGCGTATGTGGCGTGAGGGTAGCAAAGGGATAGGAGAGCCGCAACCTCCGCGCCCGATGCTGCCGGTTGCCGCTCGCCCTTGCCGGGCCAGTGGCGACTCCCTACAATCTCTGGTGCTATGCAAAGAGTCGCCATCGTCACGGATAGCACGGCCTGCCTCACGCCTGAGCTTGCCGAGCGGTACGGCATCGAGATCGCGCCGACGGAGCTGGCCTTTGAGGGAAAGGTCTACCGCGATGGGATTGACCCGCCGGGAGACTTCTACGCCCTCCTTCGGAATGCGAGAAAGCCTCCGACGACTTCGGCCCCTTCGCCTGGGCGGTTCCTGGAGGCATACGCCCGGGCCGCCAGGCGCGCGGAAGCGGTGCTCTGCATCACGCTGCCCGTTGAGCTGAGCTCCACCCACAACGTTTCCAAGCAGGCGATAACCCTGGCGGAGGAGGACCTGCCCGGCGCGCGTATTATGTCGGTTGCGGCGCCGGCCGTGGCCTCCGGCCAGGGCCTGGTGGCGATCGAGGCGGCGCTTGCGGCGAAGGAGGGGCGGACGCTGGAGGAGATGGCGGCGTATGTGGAGGGCCTTGCGCCCAAGATACACTTCTTCGCGGCGCTGGATACGCTGGAATACCTGGCCAAAGGAGGGCACGTGCCGAAGGCCGCCGCCTGGCTGGGCGACCTGATCGGCTTCAAGCCGATCCTAACGGCCTACTACGGGCGGGTGGACAGGCTCTCCCAGGCCCGGACGAAAAAGAACGCGATGAACAAGATGCTGGCCTTGATGGGCAGACGCAACCCGGATCGCGCGCCGATCAGGGCCATCGTGATGCACGCGGATGCGCTGCAAGAGGCTGAGGAGTTCGCGGCGCAGATCAAGCGGCGCTTCACCTGCCGGGATATGCTCATCACGCAGTTCACGCCGGTGATGGGCGCCCATTCCGGCCCGGGGGTCGTCGGCGTGGCCTTCCGCTGTCTGGAGCAGGACGGCAGTGCAGCCAAACCGCCCGCAATGGCGGCGAGATAGGAAGATGACGATGCAGCGCAAGGACGTCCTGTACGAGAAGAACGGCCACCTGGCCATAATCACACTGAACCGCCCGGAGCGGCTGAACGCCCTCGGCGGCACGCTGGAGGGCGATTTGAACTCCGCCCTGCGCGAGGCGGCGGGCGATACAGACGTGCGGGCGATCATCCTGGCGGGCTCGGGCAAGGCCTTTTGCGCC contains the following coding sequences:
- a CDS encoding 3-keto-5-aminohexanoate cleavage protein — protein: MRLSYPFATLTPHTPWERRVSLRDKVIIEVGLNENQPRSANPHIAYSPEELARDALACSSAGAAVVHYHGRDPVTGAAKNSDPALTSQAQRLIAARTPLVAYPTYASERRVLDHYDIGEPAKERYRHIVEGVESGVPFELAPVDLGAADANARRNTQTGGWTPSTGLLMNTGEDHRWLTSFCRRHNLKMSFGAFDTGHLRNLRNLADMAWAGAPPFVVKFFLRPMDATPQTLFFYRDRLAELFHNEALVWSPLTYGGNQFPLNLQALTLGGHIRIGIGDYHYAEWGHPTNAALVERVVAMARALGREPATPDEARAIMGMPPAPKAGQRT
- a CDS encoding DegV family protein codes for the protein MQRVAIVTDSTACLTPELAERYGIEIAPTELAFEGKVYRDGIDPPGDFYALLRNARKPPTTSAPSPGRFLEAYARAARRAEAVLCITLPVELSSTHNVSKQAITLAEEDLPGARIMSVAAPAVASGQGLVAIEAALAAKEGRTLEEMAAYVEGLAPKIHFFAALDTLEYLAKGGHVPKAAAWLGDLIGFKPILTAYYGRVDRLSQARTKKNAMNKMLALMGRRNPDRAPIRAIVMHADALQEAEEFAAQIKRRFTCRDMLITQFTPVMGAHSGPGVVGVAFRCLEQDGSAAKPPAMAAR